The stretch of DNA TGACATCAACGGCAGAAGCCCGAGGAAGATGGGAATGCGGAATCCCTGTATGGCTTCCATTGCCCGTTCCAGCGGCGCGATCTGGTAGAGCGGCTGCGTAAAGGCAAACTGCGCTCCGGCGTCGACCTTGGCGCGGAAGCGCTCCAGTTCGCGCGGCCAGTCAGCGGCAACCGGGTTCAGCGCGACCCCAATGGCGAAGTCGGTGGGATGGCCGATGGAGGCGCCAGCGAAATCCTCCCCGCGGTTGAGCCCGGCGAGAATGCGGGTCAGACCGATCGAATCGACATCGAAGACGCCGGTGACATTGGGGTAATCCCCCACCGCCGGCGGATCGCCGGTGATGGCCAGGACATGACGGATGCCGAGGGCATGGGCGCCGATCAGGTCGGACTGGATGCCCATCAGGTTGCGGTCGCGGCAGGTGAAGTGCAGGACCGTCTCGATGCCGGCCGCGCGTTCGACCAACGCGGCGGTGGCGATGGCGCTCATGCGCACACGGGCCATC from bacterium encodes:
- a CDS encoding methylenetetrahydrofolate reductase, coding for MARVRMSAIATAALVERAAGIETVLHFTCRDRNLMGIQSDLIGAHALGIRHVLAITGDPPAVGDYPNVTGVFDVDSIGLTRILAGLNRGEDFAGASIGHPTDFAIGVALNPVAADWPRELERFRAKVDAGAQFAFTQPLYQIAPLERAMEAIQGFRIPIFLGLLPLMSFRHAWFLHNEVPGIEIPSAELDRMKRAEMHGADEGVAICRALLERARPMVDGVYLMPSFGRYETCLQVIDGFVERPAKPFIDDVMPNHVNA